From the Saccharobesus litoralis genome, one window contains:
- a CDS encoding tryptophan halogenase family protein, whose protein sequence is MVKSLVIVGGGTAGWLTAGILAAQFQSRIQAGQLSITLCESANVPTVGVGEGTWPTMVTTLKAMGISETDFLRHCEVSFKQGSKFVNWGTESGDFYYHPFDIPNGAFEGLCPTYWLNTASGTAYAQQFSSQFDICEAGLAPKTITTPEYANYAHYGYHLNAGAFSTFLQKHCIAKLGVRHCVDDVTDVTLATNGNIESISLKEYGVLAADLFVDCTGFKSLLLGKALNVEFVDVNDVLFADTALAAQVAYPTDDAPIKSYTQSTAQDAGWIWDIGLPTRRGVGHVFSSQHMDEDKAIKTLEHYIKQSGGTFDPDTIRKISFRAGHRKHFWHKNCVAIGLSAGFLEPLEASALVLVELSANMLAEQLPNTQADMPIRAQRFNDKFAYRWSRAIEFLKLHYVLSERQSAFWQDNRAAESIPSRLQDLLTLWQHDVPKLTDFDATGELFQAASYQFVLYGSSYRSKLLQNVEASHMQYIEQQLQQNQLKTQQLLSTLPSNRELLNKVQKFGFAKI, encoded by the coding sequence ATGGTTAAATCTTTAGTGATTGTGGGTGGTGGTACGGCTGGATGGCTCACCGCAGGTATTTTAGCTGCGCAATTTCAGTCTAGAATTCAAGCTGGTCAATTATCAATTACGTTATGTGAGTCTGCTAACGTGCCGACTGTTGGGGTTGGTGAAGGAACTTGGCCAACCATGGTAACTACGTTAAAAGCCATGGGCATATCAGAGACAGACTTTCTTCGACACTGCGAAGTTTCGTTTAAGCAAGGCTCAAAATTTGTTAACTGGGGGACAGAGTCTGGCGATTTTTACTATCATCCGTTTGATATACCTAACGGTGCCTTTGAAGGCTTGTGTCCAACTTATTGGTTAAATACTGCTAGCGGTACGGCTTACGCTCAACAATTTTCATCCCAATTTGATATTTGTGAAGCAGGGTTAGCGCCTAAAACCATTACTACGCCAGAGTATGCGAACTACGCTCATTATGGCTATCACTTAAATGCCGGCGCATTTTCAACATTTTTACAAAAACATTGTATCGCTAAGTTGGGTGTACGCCACTGTGTTGATGACGTGACCGACGTTACGTTGGCGACTAATGGCAATATCGAATCCATTAGTTTAAAAGAATATGGTGTATTAGCTGCAGATTTATTCGTAGATTGCACAGGGTTTAAGTCTCTCTTGTTAGGTAAGGCGCTGAATGTCGAATTTGTCGATGTTAACGATGTGCTATTTGCCGATACCGCGTTAGCAGCGCAAGTCGCTTATCCAACGGATGACGCGCCAATAAAGTCTTACACGCAATCTACAGCGCAGGATGCAGGGTGGATTTGGGACATTGGCTTACCGACTCGACGTGGAGTGGGGCATGTATTTTCTAGTCAGCACATGGATGAAGATAAAGCCATTAAAACGCTGGAACACTACATTAAACAATCTGGCGGCACATTTGATCCCGACACGATCAGAAAAATCAGTTTTAGAGCCGGTCATCGAAAACATTTTTGGCATAAAAACTGTGTTGCTATCGGGTTATCCGCAGGCTTTTTAGAACCGTTAGAAGCCTCAGCTTTAGTACTCGTGGAATTGTCAGCCAATATGTTAGCAGAACAATTACCGAATACGCAGGCGGATATGCCCATCAGAGCACAACGATTTAACGACAAGTTTGCTTATCGCTGGAGTCGTGCGATTGAATTTTTAAAATTACATTATGTGCTGAGTGAACGCCAATCGGCATTTTGGCAAGATAATAGAGCAGCAGAGTCTATTCCTTCGCGATTACAAGATTTGCTTACTTTATGGCAGCATGATGTGCCGAAATTGACTGACTTTGACGCGACTGGTGAATTATTTCAAGCGGCGAGTTATCAATTTGTGTTGTATGGCTCGAGCTATCGCAGCAAGTTATTGCAAAACGTTGAGGCAAGTCATATGCAATACATTGAGCAACAGCTTCAGCAAAACCAACTCAAAACCCAACAATTACTTTCCACATTACCTTCAAATAGAGAGCTGCTTAATAAGGTTCAGAAATTTGGCTTTGCAAAAATTTAG
- a CDS encoding COG1361 family protein: MKKFNNTLLAGAIAMTLAGCSEDYTPSQKVENAAPQHGGDIAVSIGEKNEFAFYHLLGSPEGGETGAGIAVDSDGDFIKIENLSVAYTDENGNEVDINADGFVLTNGVMVKVTPSVFADELHTGQTYTATYSYDISDGRDSVNRKMTLTVNGEDFKPEFENILQSFTTLDTAGEVNLLSNVTDGDGDTVTLDLSGDKTVTVNNDKAVYSRSGDVITLDVQATAAALNIAPGASADVVFTWYVTDGWNSEMRTATVTVQDHRVPREAPQVVAVYEATVTTNDPIQKVELDSGVYFNDRNGDDINIDLSDIKPVGDAPKFAFNKTQGSVLAVDPVDFYAHLQDGETKTFTYTFGVDDGPASGETAGGNTMDAEFKVTVTKEAPANLISNGDFETGDLTNWTVSDNTLVNVQTVGDAWQGGNMLVSTAETTAETKFAVQAGGSYYVKTTDRSNVPANTWGQGGFSTTVDSYTKDYNFHPSFDSANVGQDWNDYKHQVSSFSANANGNSTFEIKFTSSAKEVDSVFAGRYSTESLNNLAIVKDSNDKPITDSIDFEGGTVGNWTGSIAVTTDANLVLSGTTSGVLSAWGANLTLPAGTIENGKQYILSVDVRLTAYDAPAGSQSPIRMDLETADGTAAVLGDPIASKAFPRGRNFLKQTLGGVTKVERFIDPDSFNNVNDWATKGVRISFSPSSWNGIGELIIDNVKLIQVK; the protein is encoded by the coding sequence ATGAAAAAATTTAACAATACTCTATTGGCTGGCGCTATTGCAATGACGCTAGCGGGGTGTTCTGAAGATTACACTCCTTCACAAAAAGTTGAAAACGCTGCCCCTCAACATGGAGGCGATATTGCCGTAAGCATCGGTGAAAAAAATGAATTTGCTTTTTATCATTTATTGGGCTCACCTGAAGGTGGTGAAACCGGTGCAGGTATTGCAGTAGATAGTGATGGAGACTTTATTAAAATTGAAAACCTTTCTGTTGCTTATACCGACGAAAATGGTAATGAAGTTGATATTAACGCTGATGGCTTTGTATTGACTAACGGTGTAATGGTGAAGGTAACTCCATCAGTGTTTGCTGATGAATTACATACTGGGCAAACATATACGGCTACCTATAGCTATGATATTTCAGACGGCCGTGACTCTGTTAATCGAAAAATGACACTAACAGTCAACGGTGAAGACTTCAAACCAGAGTTTGAAAATATTTTACAGTCTTTTACTACGCTAGATACTGCTGGTGAGGTTAATTTGTTGTCGAATGTCACAGACGGTGACGGCGATACGGTAACATTGGATTTAAGCGGCGATAAAACGGTTACCGTGAACAATGACAAGGCAGTTTACTCACGTTCTGGCGACGTTATTACCCTAGACGTTCAGGCAACGGCTGCAGCGTTAAATATAGCACCAGGTGCATCGGCTGATGTTGTTTTCACTTGGTATGTAACCGATGGTTGGAATAGTGAAATGCGCACAGCAACTGTAACCGTGCAAGATCATCGAGTACCGCGTGAAGCACCACAAGTTGTAGCTGTATACGAAGCAACGGTAACGACTAACGATCCAATCCAAAAAGTTGAGTTAGATTCTGGTGTTTATTTCAATGACCGTAACGGTGATGACATCAATATCGACTTATCTGATATTAAACCGGTTGGTGATGCACCTAAGTTTGCGTTCAACAAAACGCAAGGCTCTGTATTAGCGGTTGATCCGGTTGATTTTTACGCTCACTTGCAAGACGGTGAAACTAAAACCTTTACTTACACCTTTGGTGTTGATGATGGCCCAGCTTCTGGTGAAACAGCCGGTGGCAATACAATGGATGCTGAATTTAAAGTTACGGTCACTAAAGAAGCGCCAGCTAATTTAATTTCTAACGGTGACTTTGAAACTGGCGATTTAACTAATTGGACAGTAAGTGACAATACTTTAGTTAACGTCCAAACCGTTGGCGACGCTTGGCAAGGTGGTAACATGTTGGTTTCAACGGCTGAAACAACAGCAGAAACCAAATTTGCGGTACAAGCGGGTGGCAGTTATTACGTAAAAACCACTGACCGTTCTAATGTACCAGCCAACACTTGGGGTCAAGGTGGCTTTTCAACTACGGTAGATAGTTATACTAAAGACTATAACTTCCATCCGTCATTCGACTCTGCCAATGTTGGGCAAGATTGGAATGATTATAAACACCAAGTCAGTTCATTTAGCGCTAATGCGAATGGTAATTCTACGTTTGAGATCAAATTTACCAGTTCAGCCAAAGAAGTTGATTCGGTATTTGCGGGTCGATATTCAACTGAAAGTTTGAATAACTTAGCTATTGTTAAAGATAGTAATGACAAACCAATTACAGATAGTATTGACTTTGAAGGTGGCACAGTTGGTAACTGGACCGGTTCTATTGCTGTAACGACTGATGCTAACTTAGTCCTTTCCGGAACAACTTCTGGGGTGTTATCCGCTTGGGGGGCAAACTTAACCTTACCAGCTGGTACTATCGAAAATGGCAAACAATATATTTTATCTGTCGATGTTAGGTTAACTGCTTATGACGCACCTGCTGGTAGTCAAAGCCCAATTCGTATGGATTTGGAAACGGCAGATGGAACCGCGGCGGTTCTTGGTGACCCAATTGCTTCTAAAGCGTTCCCTCGTGGTCGTAACTTCTTGAAGCAAACTCTTGGTGGCGTGACTAAGGTTGAACGGTTTATCGACCCAGACTCATTCAATAATGTTAATGATTGGGCGACTAAAGGAGTACGTATTTCCTTTAGCCCAAGCTCATGGAACGGTATTGGTGAGTTAATTATTGATAACGTGAAGTTAATTCAAGTGAAGTAA
- the malE gene encoding maltose/maltodextrin ABC transporter substrate-binding protein MalE, translated as MKINKVVNACHNKAMLYTLLFQSSIRNWETTLMNTMFRKICTISLLTASFLVAPFANAWVKDELVIWTKPDDFGNDGFKKLAQRFEKETGIKVTVVVPENKEDDQATRDYNRQVVLKRGPDIFLRTHDRVGELAQAGLIAQVKPSQSTLNSVNSNYWNAVSYDGKLYGYPIAVEGVTQICNADLVAKPYETLAAVEQDIPRLRKLGKKPLIWDYMNNYFSYGFVTSEGGFTFQFSNGSYNPAVTGANNRGAITGVTAIKRLLDKNLLPKKVDYGVVDNAFKQGQVACIVNGPWSWGDYEKAGIDLLIGNLPKVKSGTPKVFIGVLSAMLNPSSPNQVLASQFIEQYFTQPSGLKLINDDKDMGAVANKTFMKQLAKGNKKLAAASQVWDNGEPMPNIPKMSRYWTHMDTALYEVMVKDQSVAKSLNAAASRITR; from the coding sequence ATGAAAATCAACAAGGTGGTCAACGCATGTCACAACAAGGCCATGCTTTACACTCTGCTATTTCAATCTTCCATTCGTAACTGGGAAACGACTTTAATGAATACCATGTTCCGTAAAATATGCACAATCAGTTTACTTACTGCGAGTTTCCTTGTTGCACCATTTGCCAATGCTTGGGTTAAAGATGAGTTGGTGATATGGACTAAACCAGACGATTTTGGCAATGATGGTTTTAAAAAATTAGCGCAGCGCTTTGAAAAAGAAACCGGTATTAAAGTCACCGTTGTTGTGCCTGAAAACAAAGAAGACGACCAAGCGACTCGCGATTATAACCGCCAAGTTGTGTTAAAGCGTGGCCCCGATATTTTTTTGCGCACGCACGATAGAGTCGGCGAATTAGCTCAAGCTGGGCTAATCGCACAAGTCAAACCAAGTCAATCAACCCTCAACTCAGTTAATAGTAATTACTGGAATGCGGTGAGTTACGATGGCAAGCTTTATGGTTACCCAATAGCGGTAGAGGGCGTTACGCAAATCTGTAATGCTGATTTGGTGGCAAAACCCTACGAGACTTTAGCCGCTGTTGAACAAGATATTCCCCGTTTACGTAAGCTGGGTAAAAAACCACTTATCTGGGATTATATGAATAACTACTTTAGCTATGGCTTTGTCACCTCTGAGGGGGGATTCACATTTCAGTTTAGCAATGGTAGTTATAACCCTGCTGTCACTGGCGCGAACAATCGAGGCGCTATCACCGGTGTTACCGCGATCAAACGTTTATTAGACAAAAATTTATTACCGAAGAAAGTGGATTACGGGGTAGTCGATAACGCGTTTAAGCAAGGCCAAGTCGCTTGTATTGTTAATGGACCTTGGTCTTGGGGCGATTATGAAAAAGCCGGTATAGATTTGCTGATCGGTAATCTACCAAAAGTAAAATCTGGTACACCCAAAGTATTCATTGGTGTGTTATCTGCGATGCTAAACCCGTCTTCACCTAACCAAGTATTGGCAAGTCAATTTATCGAACAATACTTCACCCAGCCGTCGGGTTTAAAATTAATAAACGACGATAAAGACATGGGAGCCGTTGCTAACAAAACATTTATGAAGCAACTTGCTAAAGGAAATAAAAAACTCGCTGCGGCCAGTCAAGTGTGGGACAACGGCGAGCCAATGCCAAATATTCCCAAAATGTCCCGCTACTGGACGCATATGGATACGGCTTTATATGAGGTGATGGTTAAAGACCAAAGTGTTGCTAAATCTTTGAACGCTGCAGCGAGTCGAATTACAAGGTAA
- a CDS encoding methyl-accepting chemotaxis protein → MNLQQKLIVSMVIIGLLVIGSLTFIFTSTTGVANIAEEQKIQVSKQSQQVIQLQDNASKIAPALTLMNQVAELKQELALVQYAFANASLTLTTSDLVRANSQMDALSPKVISFLNKFPELSNDMPAIEDALWASRIYGNQMNQFLLNDLSAIAGDMAVGLRNQISIVSQTLDKLSRQSTDQVTANVANVVTNINEVNKSAQAVNKGVETIDEEADTVSQLVVIVSVILIGISTVVVISFTRTLRKATKQVVSKLAEISQSKDLAIRINRQEQDELGLIANDVDAMMATFQQVVQQVTQTEISVGTEITQMSQRSDDLNQLIGNQRQSLEAASASVTEMSASAEEVAKNAAVTATTTQQANQIGQNGSDVVNASIRNIQHLSDQLHSSQRSVNELAHDVSSISGILEVIEGIAEQTNLLALNAAIEAARAGEQGRGFAVVADEVRSLASRTQDSTVEIRKTIESLQSKTSLVVDSMQSSIEASSESVSRAQETNKAIEDICQSLTDIMDLTQLIATAADQQSVASAEIANQVSNLSDASYDLLQVANENQQGGQRMSQQGHALHSAISIFHS, encoded by the coding sequence ATGAACTTACAACAGAAACTCATAGTTTCGATGGTCATCATTGGTTTGCTGGTTATTGGTAGCTTAACTTTTATTTTTACCTCGACCACTGGCGTGGCCAATATAGCTGAAGAACAGAAAATTCAGGTTAGTAAGCAAAGCCAACAGGTTATCCAGTTACAGGATAACGCGAGTAAAATAGCGCCAGCGCTTACATTGATGAACCAAGTAGCAGAGCTAAAACAAGAACTAGCGCTTGTGCAATATGCTTTTGCCAATGCTAGTTTAACCTTAACAACCAGTGATTTAGTGCGGGCGAATAGTCAAATGGATGCGCTGTCACCTAAAGTCATCAGCTTTTTAAACAAATTCCCCGAATTATCAAATGATATGCCTGCTATCGAGGATGCGCTTTGGGCTTCGCGTATTTACGGCAATCAAATGAACCAGTTCTTATTAAATGATTTATCAGCTATCGCGGGTGACATGGCGGTTGGTTTACGTAATCAAATTAGTATTGTTTCTCAAACACTGGATAAGTTAAGCCGACAAAGTACTGACCAAGTAACGGCCAATGTTGCCAATGTGGTAACTAATATCAACGAAGTGAATAAGAGTGCGCAAGCAGTAAATAAAGGGGTTGAAACCATAGACGAAGAAGCAGACACCGTCAGTCAGTTAGTGGTTATAGTGAGTGTTATTCTAATTGGTATTTCTACTGTCGTGGTTATCTCGTTTACTCGCACGCTGCGTAAAGCCACCAAACAAGTGGTATCTAAACTGGCCGAAATTAGCCAAAGTAAAGATTTAGCTATCCGTATTAACCGCCAAGAACAAGATGAGTTGGGGCTTATTGCCAACGACGTTGACGCTATGATGGCGACCTTTCAGCAAGTCGTTCAGCAAGTCACTCAAACGGAAATCAGTGTCGGCACTGAAATAACCCAGATGAGTCAACGTAGTGATGACTTAAACCAACTTATCGGTAATCAGCGCCAATCGCTTGAAGCGGCTTCGGCTTCTGTTACTGAGATGTCGGCTTCCGCCGAAGAAGTGGCAAAGAATGCTGCCGTGACAGCCACGACAACCCAGCAAGCGAATCAAATTGGTCAAAATGGTTCGGATGTGGTTAACGCCAGTATTCGCAACATTCAACATTTAAGTGATCAATTACATAGCTCGCAACGCAGTGTTAATGAGCTTGCTCATGATGTATCGAGTATCAGCGGTATTTTAGAAGTGATAGAAGGCATTGCTGAACAAACTAATTTACTGGCGTTAAATGCTGCGATTGAAGCGGCACGGGCTGGCGAGCAAGGCCGAGGCTTTGCTGTTGTGGCTGATGAAGTTCGCTCGTTAGCCAGTCGAACCCAAGACAGCACGGTTGAGATCCGTAAAACGATTGAAAGCTTACAGTCAAAGACATCGTTAGTGGTTGATTCAATGCAATCTTCGATTGAAGCCAGTTCAGAAAGTGTGTCGCGCGCGCAAGAAACCAATAAAGCCATTGAAGATATTTGCCAATCATTGACCGACATAATGGATTTAACCCAGTTGATAGCAACGGCAGCAGACCAACAATCAGTGGCATCGGCAGAAATTGCCAACCAAGTATCAAATTTGTCTGACGCGTCATATGATTTACTGCAAGTGGCCAATGAAAATCAACAAGGTGGTCAACGCATGTCACAACAAGGCCATGCTTTACACTCTGCTATTTCAATCTTCCATTCGTAA
- a CDS encoding SapC family protein: MTDLKPEQLDPKKHSQIYIDTTHYDTPNNHVNSCVVTVAELANLVHEYPIFITKNNHSGLFQLSALFGLKSGENLYLQDNSWRAKYLPMEILRRPIQLAQDENDPQKATFALDMNSPQINNQTGERLFTDNGAPTDYLQRIQTMFSQLISSSQQTQKILQTAAQYDLIEPVELNIKFEGQEQPVLGGLYSVKAENLNTLTGEALETCHKTGVLQICHLLLITATHLDKLVQWANERNKAQ, translated from the coding sequence ATGACAGATTTAAAACCAGAACAACTAGACCCGAAAAAACATTCACAAATTTATATTGATACCACGCATTATGATACACCCAATAATCACGTTAACTCTTGTGTAGTGACTGTGGCTGAGTTAGCCAATTTAGTCCATGAATATCCTATCTTTATTACTAAAAATAACCATTCAGGGCTGTTTCAGCTTAGTGCTTTATTCGGTTTAAAATCCGGTGAAAATTTGTATCTACAAGATAACTCATGGCGGGCTAAATATTTGCCGATGGAGATTTTACGTAGACCCATTCAATTAGCCCAAGACGAAAACGACCCGCAAAAAGCGACATTTGCGTTAGATATGAATAGCCCACAAATTAATAATCAAACTGGCGAGCGATTATTTACAGATAATGGCGCACCAACTGATTACTTACAGCGTATTCAAACTATGTTTTCGCAATTAATCTCTAGCTCTCAGCAGACTCAAAAAATCCTACAAACGGCTGCGCAGTATGATTTGATTGAACCGGTAGAACTTAACATTAAGTTTGAAGGCCAAGAGCAACCTGTTTTAGGTGGCTTATATTCTGTCAAAGCCGAGAATTTAAATACGTTGACTGGCGAGGCGTTGGAGACTTGCCATAAAACAGGTGTGCTGCAAATTTGTCATTTGCTCCTGATTACCGCAACGCATTTAGATAAGTTAGTGCAATGGGCAAACGAGAGAAATAAAGCGCAATAA